One part of the Olleya sp. YS genome encodes these proteins:
- the hemN gene encoding oxygen-independent coproporphyrinogen III oxidase produces MCFSLVNKYNVAGPRYTSYPTVPYWNKALFSVKQWKQTLIQAFNESNNTEGISLYIHLPFCESLCTFCGCNKRITKRHEVEIPYIQAVLKEWSLYCKLFDQKPMIKELHLGGGTPTFFSPENLTLLINGIKHKATLAKHYEFSFEGHPNNTTKIHLQTLFDLGFKRVSFGVQDYNPIVQKAIHRLQPFENVKRVTEQARTIGYTSIGHDIIFGLPFQTEVHVIETIKKTKQLLPDRIAFYSYAHVPWIKGNGQRGFEDSDLPTPSMKQNQYQLGKRLLAEAGYYDIGMDHFALKTDALYIASKTETMHRNFMGYTASKTKAMIGLGVSSISDSWYAFAQNVKTLEDYYLLLDNNTIPVFRGHILSKEDLIIRQHILNLMCHFKTSWMANGLYFEDVPEVVMKLKEMQEDGLLKIELNQIFITEKGKPFVRNICMAFDLLLQRNKPEIQLFSMTI; encoded by the coding sequence ATGTGCTTTTCATTAGTTAATAAATATAACGTTGCTGGACCAAGATACACCAGTTATCCAACTGTTCCGTATTGGAATAAAGCTCTGTTTTCTGTAAAACAATGGAAACAAACGTTAATCCAAGCATTTAATGAAAGTAATAATACCGAAGGTATTAGCCTTTACATTCATCTACCATTTTGCGAAAGTCTATGCACTTTTTGTGGGTGTAACAAGCGTATCACTAAACGTCATGAGGTAGAAATCCCATATATACAAGCGGTTTTAAAAGAATGGTCTTTGTATTGTAAATTGTTTGACCAAAAACCAATGATTAAAGAGCTGCATTTAGGAGGTGGAACACCCACGTTTTTTTCTCCTGAAAATTTGACTCTTTTAATTAATGGAATCAAACACAAAGCCACTTTAGCAAAACATTACGAGTTTAGTTTTGAAGGGCACCCAAACAACACTACTAAAATACATCTACAAACTCTTTTTGATCTAGGCTTTAAACGTGTCAGTTTTGGAGTGCAAGATTACAATCCTATTGTGCAGAAAGCCATCCATAGATTACAACCTTTTGAAAACGTCAAGCGTGTTACAGAACAAGCCAGAACTATTGGTTACACATCAATTGGTCATGATATTATTTTTGGTTTACCATTTCAGACTGAAGTGCATGTAATAGAGACTATAAAAAAAACTAAACAGCTTTTACCAGATCGTATTGCATTTTATAGTTATGCACATGTCCCATGGATAAAAGGTAATGGACAACGCGGATTTGAAGATAGTGATCTACCTACACCAAGTATGAAACAAAACCAATATCAATTAGGTAAAAGATTATTAGCAGAAGCAGGTTATTATGATATTGGTATGGACCATTTTGCATTAAAAACAGATGCACTTTATATAGCAAGTAAAACTGAAACTATGCATCGCAACTTTATGGGTTACACAGCCTCTAAAACTAAAGCAATGATTGGCTTAGGCGTGTCTTCAATTAGTGATAGTTGGTATGCGTTTGCACAAAATGTTAAAACATTGGAAGATTACTATCTACTATTAGACAATAATACTATTCCTGTTTTTAGAGGACATATATTGTCAAAAGAAGATTTAATTATTAGACAACATATTCTAAACCTTATGTGCCATTTTAAAACCAGCTGGATGGCTAATGGGTTGTATTTTGAAGACGTACCAGAAGTAGTCATGAAACTTAAAGAAATGCAAGAAGACGGATTACTAAAAATAGAATTAAATCAAATATTTATCACAGAAAAAGGCAAACCATTTGTTAGAAATATATGTATGGCTTTTGACTTATTATTACAACGTAACAAGCCAGAAATACAACTATTTTCTATGACTATTTAA